From a single Pyruvatibacter sp. genomic region:
- a CDS encoding enoyl-CoA hydratase-related protein has product MAHADTARTYTTLDVRKEGAVDWVTLNRPDALNSLNPEMIDELLDYFQSLYMNNAVRVVVLKGAGRAFCAGLDLKDTSNRSDSTAIQTGPAAGLMSQRRISEIVMRMRKCQQPIISLVHGPACGGGFALALASDIRIAGESARMNAAFIRIGLSACDIGVSYFLPRLVGVSVASELLLTGRFIKADRALATGLVSDVVPDDKLDEAARTFLDEMLTTAPLGLRLTKECLNMNIDAGSLEAAIAMEDRNQILTAQTQDVKEGFAAFVEKRAPNYQDR; this is encoded by the coding sequence ATGGCCCACGCAGACACGGCGCGCACCTATACCACCCTTGATGTTCGCAAGGAGGGTGCCGTTGACTGGGTCACTCTCAACCGCCCGGACGCGCTCAACTCTTTGAACCCGGAAATGATCGACGAGCTGCTGGACTATTTTCAGTCGCTCTACATGAACAATGCCGTCCGTGTTGTGGTTCTGAAGGGCGCAGGCCGGGCCTTTTGCGCCGGGCTTGACCTCAAAGATACCTCCAACCGCTCAGACAGCACTGCGATCCAGACCGGCCCGGCTGCGGGCCTTATGTCTCAACGGCGCATTTCTGAAATCGTCATGCGGATGCGCAAATGCCAGCAGCCGATCATCTCCCTAGTGCATGGCCCCGCGTGCGGCGGCGGCTTCGCGCTGGCGCTTGCGTCTGACATCCGCATTGCCGGTGAAAGCGCACGCATGAATGCGGCCTTCATTCGCATTGGCCTGTCCGCTTGCGACATTGGGGTTTCGTATTTTCTGCCAAGACTCGTCGGCGTTTCGGTTGCCAGCGAACTGCTGCTGACCGGCCGGTTCATCAAGGCTGACCGGGCCCTCGCCACAGGGCTGGTTTCCGACGTGGTGCCGGACGACAAGCTGGACGAGGCTGCTCGCACCTTCCTGGATGAGATGCTGACCACAGCCCCGCTGGGCCTGCGCCTGACCAAAGAGTGTCTCAACATGAATATTGATGCGGGTTCCCTTGAAGCCGCCATCGCAATGGAAGACCGCAATCAGATACTGACGGCCCAGACCCAGGACGTGAAAGAAGGCTTTGCAGCGTTCGTTGAGAAGCGGGCACCCAACTATCAGGACCGATAG
- a CDS encoding bile acid:sodium symporter, translated as MFDSFDFVQQLVLPAALFGVMVTVGMELTRRDFRDLVAAPRGFLIGGAIQLTLFPAIAVLVLWVVPLPVATAVGLAIVAACPSGGFSNVLTLLGRGDLALSISLTTISSVLAILTLPIVLAFALAVADTGAGEQDVVSVPLLPTLGQLFMVVLLPVALGMWARATHPAWVQRNIDRVQQAAQVLLYGVVLVVAIQDWKPFSAGIEASFPLAALMFILSAGGGYFLAIAFLPRAQAFTVAIETGTRNVGLSTLVAISVLDRVDWAAFGAVYILPASALGFAAALAHRRAQRRDRQRARALEQQQVGRAPGP; from the coding sequence GTGTTCGATTCATTCGATTTTGTACAGCAGCTTGTGCTGCCTGCCGCCCTGTTCGGGGTCATGGTCACCGTGGGGATGGAACTCACCCGACGCGACTTTCGTGATCTGGTGGCTGCACCACGAGGGTTTCTCATCGGGGGGGCAATTCAGCTCACGCTGTTTCCTGCTATTGCGGTGTTGGTGTTGTGGGTTGTGCCGCTACCCGTGGCTACAGCCGTGGGCCTTGCCATTGTCGCCGCCTGCCCCAGCGGCGGGTTCTCCAATGTTTTGACATTGCTTGGACGGGGCGACCTCGCGCTGTCAATTTCACTCACCACCATATCTAGCGTGCTGGCTATTTTGACATTGCCCATCGTGCTGGCGTTTGCTTTGGCTGTCGCGGATACAGGTGCCGGGGAGCAGGACGTGGTTTCCGTTCCGCTTCTGCCAACGCTCGGGCAACTGTTCATGGTGGTTTTGCTGCCGGTGGCTCTGGGTATGTGGGCGCGTGCAACGCATCCCGCCTGGGTACAGCGGAACATTGACCGGGTGCAGCAAGCCGCACAGGTGTTGCTGTATGGTGTTGTTCTGGTGGTGGCCATTCAGGACTGGAAGCCGTTCAGCGCGGGCATTGAAGCCTCGTTTCCGCTGGCAGCGTTGATGTTCATTCTCAGTGCGGGTGGCGGATACTTTCTGGCCATCGCGTTTTTGCCCCGCGCACAGGCATTCACCGTCGCAATTGAAACCGGCACCCGCAATGTGGGGTTGTCCACGCTGGTGGCTATCAGCGTGCTTGACCGGGTGGACTGGGCAGCATTTGGTGCGGTCTATATTCTGCCCGCCAGCGCGCTTGGCTTTGCCGCCGCTCTCGCCCACCGTCGGGCACAACGGCGTGACCGACAACGGGCGCGGGCGCTCGAGCAGCAGCAGGTCGGCCGCGCGCCTGGGCCATAA